Proteins found in one Takifugu flavidus isolate HTHZ2018 chromosome 7, ASM371156v2, whole genome shotgun sequence genomic segment:
- the lrrc39 gene encoding leucine-rich repeat-containing protein 39 isoform X2 — protein sequence MVGVAACGTVNSIKALWETRIRKVQEEEKEEARRRKTKGGVTGRLDTSVWEDRLTLAKLKEKLQSEEGRLILRIEQEDWKSLPDCLVQLPHVQEWQIHRTGLQTIPSFISRFQNLLVLDLSRNGISNIPRQIGELPQLKELLLSYNRIQLVPEELGCCQSLERLELAMNRNLDQLPNQLRNLKKLQHLDLSMNNFTRVPDCVVGMPMLEWLDMGGNHLQHLPEDIHRMEKLHTLWLQRNQLETLPENISRMASLDTLVLSSNKLTDIPQLMEDMSNLRFVNFRDNPLTLNVTLVSEKTETQEEDDREMFGREFMLTYIQEARKRSHAILHMHRVATATAVSAAPVDSIST from the exons ATGGTGGGCGTGGCAGCGTGCGGGACGGTCAACTCCATAAAAGCCCTGTGGGAGACGAGGATCAGGAAagtccaggaggaggaaaaagaagaggcGAGGAGGAGAAAGACCAAGGGTGGCGTCACTGGCAG GCTGGACACGAGTGTTTGGGAGGACCGGCTAACTCTGGCCAAGCtcaaagagaagctgcagtCAGAAGAAGGACGTCTCATCCTTCGAATCGAGCAGGAGGACTGGAAG TCTTTGCCGGACTGTCTTGTCCAGCTTCCACATGTCCAGGAGTGGCAGATTCATCGAACCGGCCTGCAAACGATTCCTTCATTTATCTCCAGATTTCAGAACCTCCTGGTTCTTGATCTTTCCCGCAATGGGATCTCAAACATCCCCCGGCAGATTG GGGAGCTGCCTCAgctcaaagagctgctgctgagctacAACAGGATCCAGCTGGTTCCTGAAGAACTGGGCTGCTGTCAGAGTCTGGAGAGACTGGAGCTGGCCATGAACCGAAACCTCGACCAGCTCCCAAACCAG CTGAGGAACCTGAAGAAACTGCAGCACCTGGATCTGTCCATGAACAACTTCACCCGTGTGCCAGACTGTGTAGTTGGGATGCCGATGCTGGAGTGGCTGGACATGGGTGGAAaccacctgcagcacctcccTGAGGACATCCACAG GATGGAGAAGCTGCACAcgctgtggctgcagaggaacCAACTGGAGACCCTTCCAGAGAACATCAGCAGGATGGCCAGTTTGGACACTCTGGTCCTCAGCAGCAACAAACTGACGGACATCCCTCAGCTGATGGAGGACATGTCCAACCTCAG GTTTGTGAATTTCCGGGACAACCCTTTGACCCTGAACGTGACGCTGGTGTCGGAGAAGACGGAGACTCAGGAGGAAGATGACCGGGAGATGTTTGGACGGGAGTTCATGCTGACGTACATCCAGGAGGCCAGGAAGAGATCGCACGCCATCCTCCACATGCACCGCGTCGCCACGGCGACAGCCGTGTCAGCGGCACCTGTTGACAGCATCAGCACGTGA
- the dbt gene encoding lipoamide acyltransferase component of branched-chain alpha-keto acid dehydrogenase complex, mitochondrial isoform X1, which translates to MAALTRSSFSVFRRLVTQQYRCQCFRMQHVRCFRPVPSLSVACKRSPKILNSRSLHAAIVNRGPIIQFKLSDIGEGIMEVTVKEWYVKEGDRVSQFDSICEVQSDKASVTITSRYDGVITKLYYDVEATALVGKPLVDIETESSSEVIQEEDVVETPAMAREEHTHQEIKGQKTQATPAVRRLAMENNIKLSEVVGTGKDGRILKEDILNYLAKQTGAILPPAPSPAPTPPPPPATAVSPAAMLQAPPTSPKPVFTGKDVTEPLKGFHKAMVKTMTAALKIPHFGYCDEVDLSRLVALRKDLKPVAEFRGVKLSYMPFFIKAASLGLMHFPILNASVDEACQNITYKASHNIGLAMDTTQGLLVPNVKNVQVLSVLQIAQELNRLQVLGAAGQLGSADLSGGTFTLSNIGSIGGTYAKPVILPPEVAIGALGKIQILPRFDTSGQVVRAHIMNVSWSADHRIIDGATMCRFSNLWKEYLENPACMVLDLK; encoded by the exons ATGGCGGCGCTGACGAGAAGCTCCTTCAGTGTGTTTAGGCGACTG GTGACTCAGCAGTATCGCTGTCAGTGTTTCCGGATGCAACATGTCAGATGTTTCCGACCGGTGCCGTCGCTCAGCGTCGCCTGTAAACGAAGCCCGAAGATCCTGAACAGCAGGTCATTGCATGCTGCCATTG TCAATCGAGGACCCATCATCCAGTTCAAGCTGTCGGACATTGGCGAGGGTATCATGGAGGTGACAGTGAAGGAGTG gtatGTAAAGGAGGGTGACCGCGTGTCGCAGTTTGACAGCATTTGTGAAGTCCAGAGTGACAAAGCATCGGTCACCATCACCAGCCGCTATGATGGCGTCATCACAAAACTCTACTATGACGTGGAAGCCACCGCTTTGGTGGGCAAACCGCTCGTGGACATTGAGACAGAGTCCAGTTCAG AGGTCAtccaggaggaggacgtggTGGAAACTCCCGCCATGGCTCGAGAGGAACACACCCACCAGGAGATCAAAGGCCAAAAGACGCAGGCCACACCTGCTGTCCGCCGCCTGGCCATGGAGAACAAT ATTAAGCTGAGTGAAGTGGTTGGGACGGGGAAGGACGGACGCATCCTGAAGGAGGATATCCTCAACTACCTGGCAAAGCAGACAGGAGCCATCTTACCTCCGGCTCCCAGCCCAGCGCcgaccccacccccacccccggccACCGCCGTGAGCCCTGCAGCCATGctccaggctccgcccacatcgcCCAAACCTGTCTTTACTGGCAAAGATGTCACAGAGCCGCTCAAAG GGTTCCACAAGGCCATGGTGAAGACTatgacagcagctctgaagaTCCCTCACTTTGGGTACTGTGATGAAGTGGACCTGTCCCGTCTGGTGGCTCTGAGAAAAGATCTGAAACCCGTTGCTGAGTTTCGGGGGGTCAAGCTGAGTTATATGCCATTTTTTATCAAG gCCGCCTCTCTTGGTTTGATGCACTTTCCCATTCTTAATGCATCTGTGGACGAGGCCTGCCAGAACATCACGTACAAG GCATCCCATAACATTGGTCTGGCGATGGACACCACCCAGGGTCTCCTGGTGCCCAACGTGAAGAATGTGCAGGTGCTCAGTGTGCTCCAGATCGCTCAGGAACTCAACCGTCTGCAGGTGCTCGGGGCTGCTGGACAGCTGGGATCAGCTGACCTGAGTGGAGGAACCTTCACGCTGTCCAACATCGGATCT ATCGGAGGAACATACGCCAAGCCGGTGATTCTTCCTCCTGAAGTTGCTATCGGAGCTCTTGGAAAAATCCAG ATCCTCCCTCGTTTTGACACTAGCGGTCAGGTGGTCCGGGCGCACATCATGAACGTCAGCTGGTCGGCGGACCATCGCATCATTGATGGTGCTACCATGTGTCGCTTCTCCAACCTGTGGAAGGAGTACCTGGAGAACCCAGCCTGTATGGTGCTGGACCTCAAGTAA
- the rtca gene encoding RNA 3'-terminal phosphate cyclase produces MDSAAVDIDGSIMEGGGQILRVSAALSCITGSSIKITKIRAGRSSPGLRPQHLSGLQLVSDLCSGNLQGAAIGSSDISLTPGKIRSGNHVADTQTAGSVCLLLQVALPCSVFADASSQLTLKGGTNAEMAPQIDYTVKVFKPIVERFGVHFDCDIRMRGYYPKGGGEVVVTVNPVKELLPVLMTERGTITKIYGRAFVAGVLPFKLAKDMSAAAVRTIRKEIKELYINIQPLQEKEKARGNGNGIIIIAESSTGCVFAGSALGKKGVYADKTGIEAAEMLLRNIRHNGCVDEFLQDQLIIFMALAKGRSRIRTGAVTLHTQTAIHIAEQLTQAKFTITKCEDEQSSNITFIIECEGSGVTNPNL; encoded by the exons ATGGACTCAGCAGCAGTGGACATAGACGGCAGCATCATGGAGGGA GGCGGACAGATTCTGAGAGTATCTGCGGCGCTCAGTTGCATCACAGGGTCCTCGATCAAAATCACCAAAATCCGAGCCGGCAGAAGCTCTCCGGGACTCAG ACCGCAGCACCTGAGCGGCCTGCAGCTGGTCTCGGATCTGTGTTCTGGTAATCTGCAGGGAGCTGCCATCGGATCCAGTGACATCAGCCTGACCCCAGGAAAGATCCGCTCAGGAAACCACGTGGCCGACACACAGACGGCAGG gagtgtgtgtttgctgctgcaggtggctcTGCCATGCTCTGTGTTTGCCGACGCCTCATCACAGCTCACGTTGAAGGGAGGAACTAACGCAGAGATGGCCCCTCAGATCGACTACACAGTCAAG gtgttTAAACCCATCGTGGAGAGGTTTGGGGTCCACTTTGACTGTGACATCAGAATGAG GGGTTACTACCCTAAAGGTGGCGGTGAAGTGGTGGTGACGGTGAACCCggtcaaagagctgctgcccgTCCTGATGACGGAGAGAGGAACCATCACTAAAATCTACGGCCGGGCCTTCGTCGCTGGAGTCCTgcctttcaaa TTAGCTAAAGATATGTCAGCTGCTGCGGTCCGAACCATCAGGAAGGAAATCAAAGAGCTTTACATCAACATCCAGCCGctgcaggagaaagagaaggcCCGCGGCAACGGCAACGGCATCat AATCATCGCTGAATCTTCGACAGGCTGCGTGTTTGCAGGTTCAGCTCTCGGGAAAAAAG gtgtgtaTGCAGACAAAACGGGTATTGAAGCTGCTGAGATGTTGCTGAGAAACATCAGACACAACGGTTGTGTGGACGAGTTCCTGCAGGACCAG CTCATCATTTTCATGGCGTTGGCAAAAGGACGGTCTCGGATTCGAACTGGGGCGGTGACGCTGCACACGCAGACGGCCATCCACATCGCAGAACAGCtgactcag gCCAAGTTCACGATAACAAAGTGTGAGgatgagcagagcagcaacattaCCTTCATCATCGAGTGTGAAGGATCAGGtgtcactaaccctaacctgtga
- the dbt gene encoding lipoamide acyltransferase component of branched-chain alpha-keto acid dehydrogenase complex, mitochondrial isoform X2: MQHVRCFRPVPSLSVACKRSPKILNSRSLHAAIVNRGPIIQFKLSDIGEGIMEVTVKEWYVKEGDRVSQFDSICEVQSDKASVTITSRYDGVITKLYYDVEATALVGKPLVDIETESSSEVIQEEDVVETPAMAREEHTHQEIKGQKTQATPAVRRLAMENNIKLSEVVGTGKDGRILKEDILNYLAKQTGAILPPAPSPAPTPPPPPATAVSPAAMLQAPPTSPKPVFTGKDVTEPLKGFHKAMVKTMTAALKIPHFGYCDEVDLSRLVALRKDLKPVAEFRGVKLSYMPFFIKAASLGLMHFPILNASVDEACQNITYKASHNIGLAMDTTQGLLVPNVKNVQVLSVLQIAQELNRLQVLGAAGQLGSADLSGGTFTLSNIGSIGGTYAKPVILPPEVAIGALGKIQILPRFDTSGQVVRAHIMNVSWSADHRIIDGATMCRFSNLWKEYLENPACMVLDLK, translated from the exons ATGCAACATGTCAGATGTTTCCGACCGGTGCCGTCGCTCAGCGTCGCCTGTAAACGAAGCCCGAAGATCCTGAACAGCAGGTCATTGCATGCTGCCATTG TCAATCGAGGACCCATCATCCAGTTCAAGCTGTCGGACATTGGCGAGGGTATCATGGAGGTGACAGTGAAGGAGTG gtatGTAAAGGAGGGTGACCGCGTGTCGCAGTTTGACAGCATTTGTGAAGTCCAGAGTGACAAAGCATCGGTCACCATCACCAGCCGCTATGATGGCGTCATCACAAAACTCTACTATGACGTGGAAGCCACCGCTTTGGTGGGCAAACCGCTCGTGGACATTGAGACAGAGTCCAGTTCAG AGGTCAtccaggaggaggacgtggTGGAAACTCCCGCCATGGCTCGAGAGGAACACACCCACCAGGAGATCAAAGGCCAAAAGACGCAGGCCACACCTGCTGTCCGCCGCCTGGCCATGGAGAACAAT ATTAAGCTGAGTGAAGTGGTTGGGACGGGGAAGGACGGACGCATCCTGAAGGAGGATATCCTCAACTACCTGGCAAAGCAGACAGGAGCCATCTTACCTCCGGCTCCCAGCCCAGCGCcgaccccacccccacccccggccACCGCCGTGAGCCCTGCAGCCATGctccaggctccgcccacatcgcCCAAACCTGTCTTTACTGGCAAAGATGTCACAGAGCCGCTCAAAG GGTTCCACAAGGCCATGGTGAAGACTatgacagcagctctgaagaTCCCTCACTTTGGGTACTGTGATGAAGTGGACCTGTCCCGTCTGGTGGCTCTGAGAAAAGATCTGAAACCCGTTGCTGAGTTTCGGGGGGTCAAGCTGAGTTATATGCCATTTTTTATCAAG gCCGCCTCTCTTGGTTTGATGCACTTTCCCATTCTTAATGCATCTGTGGACGAGGCCTGCCAGAACATCACGTACAAG GCATCCCATAACATTGGTCTGGCGATGGACACCACCCAGGGTCTCCTGGTGCCCAACGTGAAGAATGTGCAGGTGCTCAGTGTGCTCCAGATCGCTCAGGAACTCAACCGTCTGCAGGTGCTCGGGGCTGCTGGACAGCTGGGATCAGCTGACCTGAGTGGAGGAACCTTCACGCTGTCCAACATCGGATCT ATCGGAGGAACATACGCCAAGCCGGTGATTCTTCCTCCTGAAGTTGCTATCGGAGCTCTTGGAAAAATCCAG ATCCTCCCTCGTTTTGACACTAGCGGTCAGGTGGTCCGGGCGCACATCATGAACGTCAGCTGGTCGGCGGACCATCGCATCATTGATGGTGCTACCATGTGTCGCTTCTCCAACCTGTGGAAGGAGTACCTGGAGAACCCAGCCTGTATGGTGCTGGACCTCAAGTAA
- the lrrc39 gene encoding leucine-rich repeat-containing protein 39 isoform X1, with the protein MVGVAACGTVNSIKALWETRIRKVQEEEKEEARRRKTKGGVTGRLDTSVWEDRLTLAKLKEKLQSEEGRLILRIEQEDWKSLPDCLVQLPHVQEWQIHRTGLQTIPSFISRFQNLLVLDLSRNGISNIPRQIGELPQLKELLLSYNRIQLVPEELGCCQSLERLELAMNRNLDQLPNQLRNLKKLQHLDLSMNNFTRVPDCVVGMPMLEWLDMGGNHLQHLPEDIHRCEGSAATCSGLPPAHHALLFPLRMEKLHTLWLQRNQLETLPENISRMASLDTLVLSSNKLTDIPQLMEDMSNLRFVNFRDNPLTLNVTLVSEKTETQEEDDREMFGREFMLTYIQEARKRSHAILHMHRVATATAVSAAPVDSIST; encoded by the exons ATGGTGGGCGTGGCAGCGTGCGGGACGGTCAACTCCATAAAAGCCCTGTGGGAGACGAGGATCAGGAAagtccaggaggaggaaaaagaagaggcGAGGAGGAGAAAGACCAAGGGTGGCGTCACTGGCAG GCTGGACACGAGTGTTTGGGAGGACCGGCTAACTCTGGCCAAGCtcaaagagaagctgcagtCAGAAGAAGGACGTCTCATCCTTCGAATCGAGCAGGAGGACTGGAAG TCTTTGCCGGACTGTCTTGTCCAGCTTCCACATGTCCAGGAGTGGCAGATTCATCGAACCGGCCTGCAAACGATTCCTTCATTTATCTCCAGATTTCAGAACCTCCTGGTTCTTGATCTTTCCCGCAATGGGATCTCAAACATCCCCCGGCAGATTG GGGAGCTGCCTCAgctcaaagagctgctgctgagctacAACAGGATCCAGCTGGTTCCTGAAGAACTGGGCTGCTGTCAGAGTCTGGAGAGACTGGAGCTGGCCATGAACCGAAACCTCGACCAGCTCCCAAACCAG CTGAGGAACCTGAAGAAACTGCAGCACCTGGATCTGTCCATGAACAACTTCACCCGTGTGCCAGACTGTGTAGTTGGGATGCCGATGCTGGAGTGGCTGGACATGGGTGGAAaccacctgcagcacctcccTGAGGACATCCACAGGTGTGAGGGGAGCGCCGCCACCTGCTCTGGCCTGCCGCCAGCCCATCACGCTCTTCTGTTCCCTCTCAGGATGGAGAAGCTGCACAcgctgtggctgcagaggaacCAACTGGAGACCCTTCCAGAGAACATCAGCAGGATGGCCAGTTTGGACACTCTGGTCCTCAGCAGCAACAAACTGACGGACATCCCTCAGCTGATGGAGGACATGTCCAACCTCAG GTTTGTGAATTTCCGGGACAACCCTTTGACCCTGAACGTGACGCTGGTGTCGGAGAAGACGGAGACTCAGGAGGAAGATGACCGGGAGATGTTTGGACGGGAGTTCATGCTGACGTACATCCAGGAGGCCAGGAAGAGATCGCACGCCATCCTCCACATGCACCGCGTCGCCACGGCGACAGCCGTGTCAGCGGCACCTGTTGACAGCATCAGCACGTGA